One window of the Rhipicephalus sanguineus isolate Rsan-2018 chromosome 4, BIME_Rsan_1.4, whole genome shotgun sequence genome contains the following:
- the LOC119390373 gene encoding ras-like protein family member 10B — MVLVPGGACRMSLVKVVVLGAPAVGKTSIIHQFVWSEFSETYVPTESRRTYHPSVVVNGRLYDLQVTDLPVVPYFPANSFYEWSDFRYCGLRSASAYVLVFDLNAPETFQYVKNMREQIFESRNMQGVPVFVVGNKHDLGEPREHREVAGLVKKHWRCGYVECSAKYNWHVGLLFREIVRALDDGGGLGARGAGDQGRRDRCRIL, encoded by the exons ATGGTGCTGGTGCCCGGTGGTGCATGCCGGATGAGCCTGGTGAAGGTGGTGGTGCTGGGCGCGCCGGCGGTGGGCAAGACGTCCATCATCCACCAGTTCGTGTGGAGCGAGTTCAGCGAGACATACGTGCCCACCGAGAGCCGACGCACTTACCACCCGTCGGTGGTGGTGAACGGACGTCTCTACGACTTGCAG GTGACGGACCTTCCCGTGGTGCCGTACTTCCCGGCCAACTCGTTCTACGAGTGGAGCGACTTCCGCTActgcggcctgcgcagcgcgtccGCCTACGTCCTCGTGTTCGACCTGAACGCGCCGGAGACCTTCCAGTACGTGAAGAACATGCGCGAGCAGATCTTCGAGTCGCGCAACATGCAGGGCGTGCCCGTCTTCGTGGTCGGCAACAAGCACGACCTGGGCGAGCCCCGCGAGCACCGCGAGGTCGCCGGCCTCGTCAAGAAGCACTGGCGGTGCGGCTACGTCGAGTGCTCGGCCAAGTACAACTGGCACGTGGGTCTGCTCTTCCGAGAGATCGTGAGAGCCCTGGACGACGGGGGAGGACTCGGTGCGCGTGGAGCCGGCGACCAGGGTCGAAGGGACCGCTGTCGCATCCTATGA